TGCCGCGCAGTGCTCCGGGCGAGCCTTCCAGCACCACCAGGGCGCTGCACAGCACCAGCACCACCATCCCCAGATCGCGCAGCGAGGGGCGGATCAGTTCGTTCCAGAGCAGCGGGGTGTTGGCCGGGTCGGGCGCGGCGGCCCCCAGATTCCACACCAGCGAGCAGATCAGCGCCGCCGCGTAGCCCCACAGCAGCAGCGGAGACAGGGGCGGGGAAGACGTGTGGCGTCGCTGCCAGCCGAGCAGCAGCGCTGTACCCAGCACCAGCAGCGGCACACAGACGATGAATGGCCCTGCTGCCCCGCCGGGCGGCGTCCACAGCTGGCTGTCCAGCACGCCCAGGCCCAGCACCGCCAGCACCACCCACCAGCGGCGCTCGTATGCACGCCACAGCAGCGCCGCGCCGAGTGCGCCCAGCAGCGGCTGCGCTCCGTCCAGCCACAGCCGCGCCCGTGTAAAGGCGGCAGGCCAGCGGGTGTCGTCCACGTTCCGCACGTTCCAGACCAGATCGAGCCAGTGGGCATGCAGCGAGGTATTCACCACTACTACCCCGGCGAGCAGCAGCAGCGCGGGCACGCCCCAGGCATCCAACCAGACGACCAGCGCAGACCGGGTACTCAGGGCTTTCAGCGAACCGTGCGCGGCGTCTCCTTGCATCCTCTCAGTATTGCCCCCGGCAGTCCTGGGAACCAGGGAGCAGCGCTGTCCTACGCTCTGGGACACGCGGGCCTCAAGACAACAGGACAGCCGCCCCCCCACTCTATGAACACAGCAGACGCAGGCAACACGGCACAGGGCATCCGGCCCCGCCAGAGCCAGCCACGCCGAGGACAGACAGAGGAGGTGCAGCATTCGCAGATCCGTTCCAGCAGCCGACCCGTCCGTTTCCACCCACCTACTTCCTTCCCACACGCCTTTTTCCCACACTTCAAGGAGTTCAGCCATGCGTACCGTTTCCTTCCTGACCGCTGCCGCCGCCATCAGCCTGACCGCCCTCGCCTGTGCCAGCACCGCCGCTGCCCAGACCTATTACCGCCTTCAGCTCAAGATCAACGGGCAGTATCTCGACGCCGACCACTGCACCACCACCCTCGCCCTGAACCCAGGCTCCACCTACGCCGACGGAGCGTGTCAGCTGTGGAGCTTCACTCCGGCAGGCGGCGGCTATTACAAGATTCAGCTCAAGGCCAACGGACAGTATCTCGACGCCACTTACTGCGCCAGTCCGGTAAGCCTGAATCCGGGTTCGACCTTCGCGGGGGGCGCGTGCGAGATGTGGAAACTGGTGTCGGCGGGCGGCGGCTACTACCGTCTTCAGCTCAAGTACAACGGCCAGTATCTCGACGCGGCGTACTGCTCCTCGCCGATCAGCCTGAATCCCGGCTCGACGTATGCGGGCGGCGCGTGCCAGCTGTGGAAGCTGGTGCCCGCCTCGGTGCCCTTCGACTGACAGAGCGGGCGGCTGAAGAACGCAAACCACCCAAAAAACGTCCATACTGAAACTGCCCGGTTCCCTCGGCCGGAACATTCCCCGCATCCCCGCAGGGAGTGTTCCGGCCCACGCGCCTGAAGTTCAACTGCCCGACCCTTTCTCTGCCAGAAGGAGAGCCATGTTCAGACTGCGCCGCTGCCCTCAACCACTGCTTGCGAGTGCCATTTCTGCCGCGCTGCTGTGCGCGTGTTCCGGCGGATCGAGCAGCACCGTGACGCCTCCGACCACCTCCGGCCCCTGGGTCATGGGCTACGCGGTGGGCTACGAAAGCAGCCTGCTGCCGCCGAGCGATCTGCACTGGAGTTCGCTGACGCATGTGGCGGTGGGCCGCGCCGTGCCCCGGACCGACGGCACACTCGGAACCACCTTCGATATAGACGCCGTCAATGGCCCGGTGTGGGCAAAATCGGTGGTAACGCAGGCGCACGCCCACAATGTCAAAGCCATTCTGATGCTGGGTGGAGCCGGGGAACACGCGGGCTTCGTGGGCGCGGCGTCGGCGGCCAACCGCAGTGCGTTCGTGCAGAACATTCTGAGCGTGGTGCAGTCTTACGGCTTCGACGGCGTCGATCTCGACTGGGAGCCGCTGGAAAGCGCCGACGAAGCGCCGCTGCTGGCACTGGCAAAGGCGCTGAAGCAGGCTCAGCCGGGGCTGCTGCTGACGCTGCCCGTCAACTTCGTGAACGTCAATTTCCCCACGCAGGAGGCGCGGCCCAGTCTGGCGGCGCTGGCAGGCACCTTCGACCGCATCAACATCATGAGCTACGGCATGGCGGGCGTGTATCCCGGCTGGAACGCCTGGCATTCGTCGGCGCTTTCGGGCGAGACGGACAGTACGCCGACCAGCGTGCAGAGCAGCGTGAAAGCGTATCTGGCGGCAGGGCTGCCCGCTGCCAAACTGGGCCTGGGCATCGGCTTTTACGGCCTGTGCTACCAGGGCGTCACGGCCCCCGGTCAGAACAAACCCGCCATGAAGATCGTGGCCGACGACGGCGACATGAGCTACGTCAATATTGTGAACAGCTATGCCACCCCTGCTGCCAAAAAGTGGGACGCCGCCGCACAGGTGCCGTATCTGAGTTCGGCCACGCCGCTGGGCAGCAAGGGCTGCAACTACGTCAGTTACGAAGACGCCGCCAGCATCGCGCAGAAGGGCAGCTACGCCCGCGCACAGGGGCTGGGCGGCGTGATCATCTGGACGCTGGCACAGGGGCATTTCAAGGGTAATCCGGCAGGTGGAAGTGATCCGCTGCTGGACGCTGCCTCTGCCGCCTTCCGACCCTGACACACTCAGTCAGATCGGTACTTCTTTCAAACGAAAGCCTCGAACAGATTTTCGATACCTGTGTTTCGAGACGCTCAAACCATGCTGAAAGACGTGTAGAACGAAGTTCGCCGTAAATATGCAGGCTGCTCGGAAAGCCCGGCGCTGCGCTCTTTGCCTTCCATATCCGCTTATCTTTACGAACGCCCAAGCCAGAGTGAAGGCTTGGGCGTGGTCTTGTTCTCATTTTCACATATGAGTGGGCGTCCTATACGGCAGAGTGTCAGCACAGGCAGTTCCATCTGCCACCACGTTCTCCACTTATTCGCGCTTACCTTGCGTTTTGCATTCGTCAACTCACGATTTTCACCGACGGCCTCCATCAGCACCCAGGAGGCGATTTTTCGGTTTCAACGCTCACGGTTTCAGGAGGGAGCATGACCCCACACAACAGGAGAATTCGCGAGCGGGCCTCGGCGCGTCTGGATCACGTCGTTCTTATCGGCAATCACACGCCCCGGCAATGCGGCATTGCGACCTTCACTGCCGATGTGGCGCAGGCTCTTCCGGCCCGGCGCGTCAGCGTGGTTGCCATGAACGATGGACAGAATTACGAGTATCCGCCCCAGGTGGTGCTGGGAGTCGAGCAGAACGACCTGAGCGCCTACGTGGGCGCGGCGCGGCAGATCAATGCCATGCGGCCCGACGTGGTGTGCGTGCAGCACGAATACGGCATCTATGGCGGCCCCGCCGGATCGTACCTGCTGACGCTTCTGCGCGGACTGAACGCGCCGATTGTCACCACGCTGCATACGGTGCTGGAAACACCCGACGCGGCACAGAAAGCCGTGTTCGACGAACTGTGTGCGCTGTCGGCGGCCATCGTGGTGATGAGCACGCGGGCGCTGGATATCCTGGCGAATCTGGGAGTGCCTGCCAGCAAAATTCACCTGATTCACCACGGCATTCCCGATATCGGGCTGGACGGTGCTGCCGAGAAAGCCCGCCTGGGTGTGGGAACGCATCCGCTGGTGCTGACGTTCGGACTGCTGGGACGCGGCAAGGGGCTGGAAACCGCGATCCGGGCGCTGCCGCAGGTGGTCGCCGCCCAGCCAGAGGCGCTGTATCTGATCCTGGGGGCCACGCATCCACACGTGCTGCGCCACGAGGGCGAGGCGTACCGCGAGGAACTGTGGCATCTGGCCCGCGAACTGGGTGTGGAAGACCATCTGAGGATGGACAACCGCTTCGTGGAACTGGACGACCTGAAGCGCTACCTCGCCGCCGCCGACGTATACCTGACGCCGTATCCCAATCCGGCACAGATCACCTCTGGCACGCTGGCCTACGCGGTGGGCAACGGCAAAGCGGTGGTCAGTACGCCGTACTGGTACGCCGAAGAACTGCTGGCAGACGGGCGCGGCGTGCTGACACCGTTCGGTGATCCGCAGGCGATGGGGCAGGCGGTGGGGCGTCTGCTGGGCGATGACGCCGAGCGCCGCCGCCTGGGAGAAAACGCCGCCGCCTTCGGACAGGCGATGCGCTGGCCCGCCGTCGGGCAGGCATACGCCGAGGTTCTGACGGGCGTGATGACAGCGCCGCTGCTGGTGCCGCGCCCGGTGGCCATGCACCGCCCGGTCAGTGTGCGGCTGGATCATCTGGAGGCCATGACCGACTCGACCGGCCTGTTCCAGCACGCCACCGGCACCATTCCCAACCCGCACGAGGGCTACACCACCGACGACAACGCCCGGCTGCTGGGGCTGATGGCCCGGCTGGACAGCGGCTCCCAGAGCACCGCGCTGGCCCGGCGTGCGCTGGCCTTCCTGCACTACGCCCTCGATCCGGTCAGTGGCGTGTTCCGCAACTTTCTGGACTATGATCGCCGCTGGCTAGAAGCGGTGGGCGCGGAAAATGCTCAGGCACGGGCCATTCGTGGGCTGGTAACGGCGGCCCTGAGCCGCGACGAGGGACTGGCGAACGCGGCCACCGAACTGCTGAGGCGGGCGCGACTGGCAGCAACGGACCTTCAGTCGCCCAGAGCGCAGGCCATCGCGCTTCTAGCCGCTGCCGAGGCGGTCACTTCGCCCACGCTCAGAAGCGAACTCGCCCCGCTGATCGAAGCGGCCAGCGGGTACGCCGCGAATCTGGCACGAATTCACCGGGCATCGGCGCACGACGGCTGGAACTGGTTCGAGGGCTATCTCAGCTATGCCAACGCCGAACTTTCACACGGCCTGATCGCCTGGGGTGCGGCGGTGAACGATGCCGATAGCCTGAATCTGGGCCTGAGCACCCTCGACTGGCTCCACACACAGCAGCGCGGCCCACTGCCCCAGTCAGCCGTTTCGCGCACCGGGTTCTGGCCCATCGGCTGCACGCGGGTGTATGGGCGCGGCGAGGCCAGACCGCTGTGGGACGGGCAGCCTATCGAGGCGGCGGTGTCGGTGGCGGCGTATGCAGCCGCCTGGAGAGTGAGCCGCGATCCGGTGTGGATAGAAAGGGCGCAGCGGGCGCTCGACTGGCTGCTGGGCGACAACCTGCGCGGCGAGGCGCTGCTCGACCCGCTCAGTGGTGGCTGCCGCGACGGGCTGCATGCCCGTGGCCCCAGTATCAACCAGGGCGCAGAGTCCACCGTGCTGGCCTGGGAAGCGGTGCTGGACCTGAACCTGCTGACCACCGATACGCAGCGCGGCCAGGAATTGACCGATCTGGACAGCCTGACCAGTCTGAGTGCCGACGACTGAATGCGGGTGGCGATGCTGGCTCCGATTGCCTGGCGCGTGCCGCCGCGTCATTACGGCCCCTGGGAACGGGTGGTATCGCTGCTGACTGAAGAACTGGTGCGAACCGGAACAGACGTGACGCTGTTCGCTACCGCCGATTCACTGACCACCGCCACGCTGAGCGCCACAGCACCCGGCGGCTACGAGGAAACGCCCGGTCTGGACGTGAAAGTCGAGGAGGCACTGCATCTGGCGAATCTGTTCGATCAGGCCGGTGCCTTCGATGTGATTCACAACCACGCCGATTTCCTGCCGCTCAGCTACGCCGGACTGGTAAACACGCCCACCGTCACGACCATTCACGGCTTCTCGGGGCCGCGAATTCTGCCGGTCTACCGCCGATACGACGGACGCACCGCGTATGTTTCGATCAGCGACGCCGACCGCTGCCCCGAGCTGACGTATCTCGCCACCATCTATCACGGACTGGACCTGTCCGAGTTGCGTTTCGACCCGCGTGGAGGGGAAGCGCTGGTGTTCTTTGGAAGAATGCACCCCGACAAGGGAGCTGCCGACGCCATCCGGATCGCGCAGGCGGCGGGCAGGCCACTGCTGATGGCGGGCATCATTCAGGACGCGGGCTACTTCGAGCGCGAGGTGCAGCCGCATCTGAGCGGCGATATCCAGTATCTGGGCTCGGTGGGGCCGCAGGAGCGCGAACGCCTGCTGGGTGGAGCGCGGGCGCTGCTTCATCCGGTGCATTTCGATGAGCCGTTCGGCCTCAGTATGGCCGAAGCGATGGCCTGCGGCACACCCGTGATCGCGTATCGGCGCGGCAGCGTACCCGAAGTGGTGGGCGACGACGGCGGATTCATCGTCGAAGAAGGGGACGAGGCGGCGGCGGTACAGGCCGTTCACGCGGCGGCCCGCTTCGACCGGCATGCGGCGCGGGCGCGGGTAGAACGCCTGTTCACGGTGGAACGCATGGCACGGGCGTACGGCGAGGTGTACCGAAAAATGCAGGTCAGATAACCGAGTCGGCCCCCAGGTGATACTTCTGTCACTTCAAACGCGTACCCTGACGTATGAGCTTGCTGCCTGGCCGTCACCGTGACCCAATTCTGTTTCATCGTCACGACCGCAACCCCATCCTCACCTCGGCCCAGTGGCCCTACCCGGCCAACTCGGTCTTCAACGCCGGGGCCACCACCCTCCCCGACGGCAGCACCCTGCTGCTGTGCCGCGTCGAGGATTTCCGGGGCCTGTCGCATCTCACCGCTGCCCGCAGCCGCGACGGAGTCAGTGGCTGGCACATCGACACCACCCCCACCCTGTCACCCCACCCCGACCACCCCGAGGAAACCTGGGGCGTCGAAGACCCGCGCATCACGTACCTGCCCAGCGAAGGCCGATATGCGGTGCTGTACACCGCGTACAGTCCTGCTGGCCCCGGCGTCGCCCTCGCGCTCACCCACGATTTCATCACCTTCGAGCGGCGTGGCCTGATCTTTCCCCCTGAAGACAAAGACGCCGCCATCTTTCCCACCCAGTTCGAGGGCCGCTGGGCAGCGCTGCACCGCCCCGTCACCAGCACCAGCGCCAACATTCACCTGAGTTACAGCGAAAATCTCCGCCATTTCGGAGATAGCCGCCCGGTGCTAGAAGCCCGGCGCGGCCCGTGGTGGGATGCCCGCAAGGTCGGCTTGTCGGCCCCGCCCATCCGGACTGAGCGCGGCTGGCTGCTGATCTATCACGGCGTCAAAACCACCGGCAGCGGCGTGCTGTACCGCAACGGCCTGGCGCTGCTGGATCTGGACAATCCCAGTCGCTGCCTGCTGCGGAGTGATCCGTGGGTCTTCGGGCCACGCGACCTGTCGGAACGGGTCGGGGACGTGGATAACGTGGTGTTTCCCTGCGGGACGACGCTCGCGCCCGACGGCGACACGCTGCGGGTGTATTACGGTCAGGCCGACACCAGCATTGGCCTGGCGACGGCCAGCATTTCAGAGCTGCTCGCCTGGCTCGATGTCAACGGCAGCGTTCCCGTTCTGGAGTAAGGCCCATTCATACGACGCTTCACGGCTGATTGTCCCAGGTTCTAGGACAGCGGGTGTCTCAAGACAACAGGACTGACCCGGACGTACCCTTAAGGCACTTCGGAAGGCGGACACACCACCACCGCCCAACCGCAGCCCAGGGGGGATGTATGAACAAGATCAGCCTGAAAGACCTCGTGACACCGACCCGCGTTGCTCTGATCGCCAGCCCACTGCTGCTGCTGCTGGGGATGGGAACGTCTCACGCCGCTGGCCCCGCCTTTGGCCCGGATACCTGTGCACAGGGGTATGTGTGGCGCGAGGCCATTCCCAGCGACCACGTGTGTGTGACGCCCGCCGTTCGTCAGCAGACCGCCTACGACAACTCGCAGGCCGCGTCGCGCCGCGATCCCAACGGCGCATACGGCTCGAATACCTGTATTCAGGGCTATGTGTGGCGCGAAGCCTTCCAGGGCGACGCGGTGTGCGTGACACCCGACGTGCGCCAGCAGGCCCGCTCCGACAACTCGCAGGCCACCGCCAGAATCGCGCCGTCCGCTCCGGCTTTTGGCCCGGATACCTGTGTACAGGGGTATGTGTGGCGCGAAGCCATTCCCAGCGACCACGTGTGTGTGACGCCCGCTGTCCGTCGCCAGACCGCGTACGACAATTCGCAGGCGGCGTCGCGCCGTGATCCCAACGGCGCCTACGGCTCGAATACCTGCGTGTCTGGCTATGTGTGGCGCGAGGCCTTTCAGGGTGACGCAGTGTGCGTGACACCCGCTGTCCGTCAGCAGACCCGGCGCGACAATGCGCTGGCACCCTCACGAATTGCCCAGTAAGCAGACAAGAGAATCCGTCGTCTGAATAAAGGCCGTAACACAGTCGCCCGCTCAAAGATTACTGAGCGGGCGACTGTGTTACCGCAGATTCGAACTAATCAGGCTTAGTTCGAGGATTGCTGCATCTGAGCTGAATCTTCCGGATGCCGTTTGTTGCTCCCCCTCCTGTTCCCCTCAGAACATGTTCGAGGCCCCTTCCTGGCCTTCCTGCGAGGAAACATGATTTTCACCGTCTGGCAGGGCATTTTCTGAACAGCAGTGGGAAACGCAGGGCTTTTTCTTCAACCGCGCAGCTTTCCATCCTCGACAATCGGACGAATCGGGTACTGGTCGCTGGCAGTGCCCCGGTACGGGTAGCTCATGGCATTGACGTGGCGGTCTACCCTCAGCCCGCTGTGAACGCGGTCGGCAAGGCCGGGGAACAGATCGTACAGCAGCACAAATCCGCGTGAAGGCATGAGCGGATACACCACCGGGGTGTAATGTTCCAGCGCACGAACAACCGCCCGACCGACCTGCGACGCCTCCTGCACGGGCCGGACGAGGTGAGCGCCCTGTCCACCTTCTTTTACGTTCGCCGCCGTGTCGAAGAGCGGAGTAC
This genomic stretch from Deinococcus ruber harbors:
- a CDS encoding RICIN domain-containing protein; amino-acid sequence: MRTVSFLTAAAAISLTALACASTAAAQTYYRLQLKINGQYLDADHCTTTLALNPGSTYADGACQLWSFTPAGGGYYKIQLKANGQYLDATYCASPVSLNPGSTFAGGACEMWKLVSAGGGYYRLQLKYNGQYLDAAYCSSPISLNPGSTYAGGACQLWKLVPASVPFD
- a CDS encoding glycoside hydrolase family 18 protein, which gives rise to MFRLRRCPQPLLASAISAALLCACSGGSSSTVTPPTTSGPWVMGYAVGYESSLLPPSDLHWSSLTHVAVGRAVPRTDGTLGTTFDIDAVNGPVWAKSVVTQAHAHNVKAILMLGGAGEHAGFVGAASAANRSAFVQNILSVVQSYGFDGVDLDWEPLESADEAPLLALAKALKQAQPGLLLTLPVNFVNVNFPTQEARPSLAALAGTFDRINIMSYGMAGVYPGWNAWHSSALSGETDSTPTSVQSSVKAYLAAGLPAAKLGLGIGFYGLCYQGVTAPGQNKPAMKIVADDGDMSYVNIVNSYATPAAKKWDAAAQVPYLSSATPLGSKGCNYVSYEDAASIAQKGSYARAQGLGGVIIWTLAQGHFKGNPAGGSDPLLDAASAAFRP
- a CDS encoding glycosyltransferase family 4 protein; the encoded protein is MTPHNRRIRERASARLDHVVLIGNHTPRQCGIATFTADVAQALPARRVSVVAMNDGQNYEYPPQVVLGVEQNDLSAYVGAARQINAMRPDVVCVQHEYGIYGGPAGSYLLTLLRGLNAPIVTTLHTVLETPDAAQKAVFDELCALSAAIVVMSTRALDILANLGVPASKIHLIHHGIPDIGLDGAAEKARLGVGTHPLVLTFGLLGRGKGLETAIRALPQVVAAQPEALYLILGATHPHVLRHEGEAYREELWHLARELGVEDHLRMDNRFVELDDLKRYLAAADVYLTPYPNPAQITSGTLAYAVGNGKAVVSTPYWYAEELLADGRGVLTPFGDPQAMGQAVGRLLGDDAERRRLGENAAAFGQAMRWPAVGQAYAEVLTGVMTAPLLVPRPVAMHRPVSVRLDHLEAMTDSTGLFQHATGTIPNPHEGYTTDDNARLLGLMARLDSGSQSTALARRALAFLHYALDPVSGVFRNFLDYDRRWLEAVGAENAQARAIRGLVTAALSRDEGLANAATELLRRARLAATDLQSPRAQAIALLAAAEAVTSPTLRSELAPLIEAASGYAANLARIHRASAHDGWNWFEGYLSYANAELSHGLIAWGAAVNDADSLNLGLSTLDWLHTQQRGPLPQSAVSRTGFWPIGCTRVYGRGEARPLWDGQPIEAAVSVAAYAAAWRVSRDPVWIERAQRALDWLLGDNLRGEALLDPLSGGCRDGLHARGPSINQGAESTVLAWEAVLDLNLLTTDTQRGQELTDLDSLTSLSADD
- a CDS encoding glycosyltransferase family 4 protein, translating into MLAPIAWRVPPRHYGPWERVVSLLTEELVRTGTDVTLFATADSLTTATLSATAPGGYEETPGLDVKVEEALHLANLFDQAGAFDVIHNHADFLPLSYAGLVNTPTVTTIHGFSGPRILPVYRRYDGRTAYVSISDADRCPELTYLATIYHGLDLSELRFDPRGGEALVFFGRMHPDKGAADAIRIAQAAGRPLLMAGIIQDAGYFEREVQPHLSGDIQYLGSVGPQERERLLGGARALLHPVHFDEPFGLSMAEAMACGTPVIAYRRGSVPEVVGDDGGFIVEEGDEAAAVQAVHAAARFDRHAARARVERLFTVERMARAYGEVYRKMQVR
- a CDS encoding glycosidase, which translates into the protein MSLLPGRHRDPILFHRHDRNPILTSAQWPYPANSVFNAGATTLPDGSTLLLCRVEDFRGLSHLTAARSRDGVSGWHIDTTPTLSPHPDHPEETWGVEDPRITYLPSEGRYAVLYTAYSPAGPGVALALTHDFITFERRGLIFPPEDKDAAIFPTQFEGRWAALHRPVTSTSANIHLSYSENLRHFGDSRPVLEARRGPWWDARKVGLSAPPIRTERGWLLIYHGVKTTGSGVLYRNGLALLDLDNPSRCLLRSDPWVFGPRDLSERVGDVDNVVFPCGTTLAPDGDTLRVYYGQADTSIGLATASISELLAWLDVNGSVPVLE